Proteins encoded within one genomic window of Phototrophicus methaneseepsis:
- a CDS encoding type IV secretory system conjugative DNA transfer family protein, with protein sequence MLYWLFTDGRGFLSSLITPLLCLSLFMPLFVSAIIGAGIQRSSQVTGDSGWKHTAKWVTIATVLLAVTTVYLMLVSDMAIQPIRGKSTANSFIRLLVGGPENIHHMRLFMFGMMLGFLWMIVTIGLQSGLKNGGWLRERVDRLRTPRVKRGALGSSHFCSQCEYKRFRREDPEGLILLGAFWGENKQRLDLGTGRFCLGGEDIARGILTLGGPGSGKTQGIILPAIADRMLSGHSLVVADPQGEITAHVLKYAAVTRHLVVVHDPTSTIGPRYNLAEGIDNVSDARAIADVLVPSAQGDNKFWTDSAAALLAACLIRFPNLGEIYNAMNDLKALAQKLAEKKDDAALLANSFIASVGSDGKVASNVVATLATALTGWASTEVRDNTAASDFDAELIVEQPTVVVLTYPGRMRAVYASYLGATLRKVMLDLDTIGERNKGPLPMPVGVILDEFPTLGKLDSLVADVNLVRKRRISILIGAQTKGQFHMIYGSEGTQALFTGLATQVIYGGCDADTTEFYSKASGTATTDANADDPNSHLRQRPLLTVDEVITPQVGNCTIFARYVEAGFATQVVLNARLTRFYERQDWKQHLKAGESTTPLLLERGISLKIEPLPLHQEEVKRDKLREAAQSAMDKAVEHAGNVQFTGLSTMRRNFEERKELMEVIET encoded by the coding sequence ATGCTGTATTGGTTATTCACAGATGGACGCGGATTTCTCAGCAGCCTGATTACACCACTTCTATGCTTGAGTTTATTCATGCCACTCTTCGTCAGTGCAATAATAGGTGCAGGTATCCAGCGCAGCAGCCAAGTAACGGGCGATTCAGGTTGGAAGCACACAGCTAAGTGGGTGACAATCGCTACCGTGTTGTTAGCGGTGACAACCGTTTATCTCATGCTCGTGAGTGATATGGCAATCCAACCTATACGTGGAAAATCAACAGCGAACAGCTTTATTCGCCTGCTGGTCGGTGGACCCGAAAACATCCATCATATGCGGTTGTTCATGTTTGGCATGATGCTGGGTTTCCTCTGGATGATTGTCACAATCGGCTTGCAGAGTGGTCTGAAAAATGGTGGTTGGCTACGTGAACGGGTAGATCGTCTAAGGACACCACGTGTGAAACGTGGCGCATTGGGTTCATCCCACTTTTGCAGCCAGTGCGAATACAAACGCTTTCGTCGAGAAGATCCCGAAGGTTTGATCCTGCTCGGTGCGTTCTGGGGTGAAAACAAACAGCGACTTGATCTGGGAACAGGACGTTTCTGCCTGGGTGGAGAGGATATTGCACGCGGTATCCTGACGTTAGGTGGTCCGGGCTCCGGTAAGACACAGGGAATTATCCTGCCTGCCATTGCTGATCGTATGTTGTCTGGGCATTCACTGGTGGTTGCCGATCCACAGGGTGAAATTACCGCTCATGTTTTGAAATATGCGGCTGTTACCCGTCATCTAGTCGTCGTTCATGATCCCACATCAACCATTGGTCCGCGCTATAACCTCGCTGAGGGAATTGATAACGTATCGGATGCCCGCGCCATTGCCGATGTGCTTGTACCATCCGCACAGGGTGATAACAAGTTCTGGACAGATAGTGCCGCCGCATTGCTAGCTGCCTGTCTGATTCGCTTTCCCAATCTTGGCGAAATCTACAATGCCATGAATGACCTCAAGGCACTGGCGCAGAAACTTGCTGAGAAAAAAGACGATGCTGCACTGCTGGCAAATAGCTTCATCGCTTCTGTGGGTTCAGATGGCAAAGTGGCATCCAATGTGGTGGCAACCTTAGCGACTGCTCTCACCGGATGGGCTTCTACCGAAGTGCGTGACAACACGGCTGCTTCTGACTTCGATGCTGAGTTGATTGTCGAACAGCCAACAGTTGTTGTATTGACCTATCCGGGTAGGATGCGAGCGGTGTATGCCTCCTATCTTGGTGCAACTCTCCGTAAAGTGATGCTTGATCTGGATACCATTGGTGAACGCAACAAAGGCCCCCTCCCGATGCCTGTTGGTGTCATCCTCGATGAGTTCCCTACACTTGGCAAGCTGGATTCGCTGGTTGCCGATGTCAATCTTGTGCGTAAACGTCGCATTTCCATTTTGATTGGCGCACAGACCAAAGGGCAGTTCCACATGATTTATGGCAGTGAAGGCACACAGGCATTGTTCACAGGTCTAGCGACGCAGGTGATTTATGGTGGTTGCGATGCCGATACCACCGAGTTTTATAGCAAGGCAAGTGGAACAGCAACTACCGATGCTAACGCCGATGATCCCAATAGCCATCTGCGTCAGCGCCCATTGCTAACTGTCGATGAAGTGATTACACCACAAGTCGGTAACTGCACCATCTTCGCACGGTACGTCGAGGCAGGATTTGCCACACAGGTTGTCTTGAATGCACGACTGACTCGTTTCTATGAACGGCAGGACTGGAAACAGCATCTCAAAGCAGGTGAGAGTACCACCCCATTGCTCTTGGAACGTGGAATATCTCTCAAGATTGAACCACTACCCTTACACCAAGAGGAAGTAAAGCGAGACAAACTACGTGAAGCTGCTCAATCTGCAATGGACAAAGCGGTTGAACACGCTGGCAATGTGCAGTTCACAGGCTTATCAACCATGCGCCGTAATTTTGAAGAACGGAAGGAACTGATGGAGGTCATAGAAACATGA
- a CDS encoding HU family DNA-binding protein has product MSLNKNKMVREIGRRTRLKNRDVQLVLEALVDVWTEELVAGGRIELENFLVLEVKDLDRGEHPGYLQSGGNQYKAPRYAKRVIVKASKSIRAKLKGEK; this is encoded by the coding sequence ATGAGTTTGAATAAAAACAAGATGGTGCGTGAAATCGGACGACGTACCCGCCTGAAAAATCGGGATGTGCAATTGGTTTTAGAAGCACTCGTTGATGTATGGACAGAAGAACTGGTCGCTGGTGGTCGTATTGAGCTAGAAAACTTTCTCGTTCTTGAAGTAAAAGATTTGGATCGTGGAGAACATCCTGGCTATCTTCAATCTGGAGGTAATCAATATAAAGCACCTCGATATGCCAAAAGAGTTATAGTGAAAGCAAGCAAATCAATTCGTGCGAAGCTAAAAGGTGAGAAATAA
- a CDS encoding SWIM zinc finger family protein → MTNDELAKKRKKAEAYSKQPERFKFLNLEVEMESTHDIRCIQFENGKWSCTCEFFSRQGTCSHVMAIQEILKSFRFHLPD, encoded by the coding sequence ATGACAAATGATGAATTAGCAAAAAAACGAAAAAAAGCTGAAGCTTATAGTAAGCAACCTGAACGATTCAAGTTTCTTAATCTTGAGGTTGAAATGGAATCAACTCATGACATTAGATGTATACAATTCGAGAATGGTAAATGGTCATGTACCTGTGAATTCTTTAGTAGACAAGGTACATGCAGTCATGTTATGGCAATCCAAGAAATATTAAAAAGTTTCCGATTCCACTTGCCAGATTAA
- a CDS encoding NTPase, protein MTEKNVILVTGKPGVGKTTLIKTILDRFPDVGGFYTREIRDNGVRVGFEIVTLDGKTGLLATKLPNVNFENQVSFGSYKVNIDTVNSLAIPSVEEAVEHRQLIIIDEIGPMELFSKEFQTMITRILQRENIHILGTIVEREHNFADKIKAHPQVRLVTLTEQNRSDIMQSVVKWVMSNTLSE, encoded by the coding sequence ATGACAGAGAAGAATGTAATTTTAGTTACGGGTAAACCTGGTGTTGGAAAAACAACGCTCATTAAAACAATTTTGGATAGATTTCCAGACGTGGGTGGATTCTATACGCGTGAGATACGAGACAATGGGGTTCGAGTTGGCTTCGAGATTGTGACACTTGATGGTAAAACAGGTCTTTTGGCAACAAAACTACCAAATGTTAATTTTGAAAATCAGGTCAGTTTTGGATCGTATAAAGTTAATATAGATACAGTAAACTCCCTTGCAATTCCTTCAGTAGAAGAAGCAGTGGAGCATCGTCAGTTAATCATTATTGATGAAATTGGCCCAATGGAGTTGTTTAGCAAGGAGTTTCAAACTATGATAACTCGGATTCTTCAACGCGAAAACATTCACATTTTGGGAACCATAGTTGAGCGAGAGCATAATTTTGCAGATAAGATAAAGGCTCACCCTCAAGTTAGGCTTGTCACACTTACAGAGCAAAATCGCTCAGATATAATGCAATCAGTAGTAAAATGGGTTATGTCCAATACCCTTTCCGAGTGA
- a CDS encoding ribbon-helix-helix protein, CopG family gives MSDSITRDYSFTVRLSPEEKAELEQLADRFKLDKSATVRRALQLTLATSKSTLSETGLFVPLRAEELAFPVRLSGKDADGG, from the coding sequence ATGAGCGATAGCATAACTCGCGATTACAGCTTTACGGTACGCCTGTCACCGGAAGAGAAGGCAGAACTGGAACAACTGGCAGACCGTTTCAAGCTGGATAAATCAGCAACGGTGCGTCGTGCCTTGCAGTTGACCCTTGCTACGAGCAAAAGCACCCTGAGCGAAACGGGACTCTTTGTGCCGCTTCGGGCGGAAGAACTGGCATTCCCTGTGCGTTTGAGTGGAAAGGATGCCGATGGCGGATAG
- a CDS encoding topoisomerase DNA-binding C4 zinc finger domain-containing protein, producing MAYTARLETALDRVANDDLSRSDLLTAFWRGFQPQLKSATEYTLTQMKARPQAKPIGETCPDCGADLVERQGSNGAFVGCSAYPKCSYTRNVEHKPLVLHPVED from the coding sequence GTGGCATACACTGCCCGCCTTGAAACGGCACTGGATCGCGTAGCAAACGATGACCTGAGCCGCAGTGATTTGCTCACGGCGTTCTGGCGTGGTTTTCAGCCGCAGTTGAAATCCGCGACGGAATACACACTCACACAGATGAAGGCACGACCACAGGCAAAGCCGATTGGTGAAACTTGCCCTGACTGTGGTGCTGATCTGGTCGAACGGCAGGGTTCTAACGGGGCATTTGTGGGCTGCTCGGCTTATCCCAAATGTAGTTATACCCGCAATGTCGAACACAAACCGCTCGTCTTGCATCCAGTGGAGGACTAG
- a CDS encoding toprim domain-containing protein: MDGGTKPMKLIVVESPAKAKKIAHFLGEGWQVEACRGHIRDLPESELGVDIDADFRPQYQMWQAKGIWSRNWSKPFGRQMLSIWQPIQIVRVKPLPGTCWH, translated from the coding sequence ATGGATGGAGGAACAAAACCTATGAAACTCATAGTCGTAGAATCGCCCGCGAAAGCGAAGAAAATTGCCCACTTTCTCGGTGAAGGCTGGCAGGTCGAAGCCTGTCGCGGTCATATCCGTGATTTACCCGAAAGTGAACTGGGCGTGGATATTGATGCGGATTTCCGTCCACAGTATCAGATGTGGCAGGCAAAGGGAATCTGGTCAAGAAACTGGTCAAAGCCATTCGGGAGGCAGATGCTGTCTATCTGGCAACCGATCCAGATCGTGAGGGTGAAGCCATTGCCTGGCACTTGCTGGCACTAG